A stretch of DNA from Sugiyamaella lignohabitans strain CBS 10342 chromosome B, complete sequence:
AGTATATTTCTGGATCCTACTGGTGCTCATTTGCTGATAACTAATATTCACGGGgaaaattattatttaaacTACCAATCAGTAAAGGCGAAAAACCTGGGCCGCCTTAAAGGACTGGTCATAACAAGTGTTGCTTGGAATCCATTTGAGCCTGCTAGGTCCACCGGGGATATTTTAATCGGTTGTGCTGATGGATCTATATACGAAACTTTCATTGAAAAGTCCAATGAGTATTTCAAGCGTGATGATCGCTACCTACGTCAGGTTTGGAAGAACCCCTACGGAGATAGTATTACAGGTTTATATGCATATCAAGAGAGAGGAGTCGCTCAGCGGCAGGTTATAGTTTCGAGCCATGGCCGTATATGGTTCTGGCAAGGCAAATTTGGCCTCGTTGGAGATACTAATGGGGCCTCTAACCGCGCAACACagtcttctgcttcttcttccattGATGGTAGTTCAGACGAGATGGTCAATGGCCCACCTACTAATTCCGGAGAAAGTGGTGGCGTCCCTGTGTACACTAGATTTTTTGAAACAACAGAACCAATTCTAGAAGCATTTGAGAGTCCTGGGTCTTATGATGCATTTGCTGTATCCCCTTATAAAATGGGAGTCTCTAGAGAGACCTCGTCAACCTTTGCCGCTATCAACGGAGTTGGCATTTTGCATGGACAGCTGTATGATAAGAGAGTTTCTAGTAGCAGTGGAAATGCCAATAGCGCTAGAACTGTACCGAGTGATATCTTTGCCAGATCTCAACTGGTCATTTATGATCAGTTGCAGTCTGTAATGTCGCCAAATACATCAGCCATTCGATCAATAACATTAACTGAGTATTACATAATCATTCTTTGTGGTAACACAGTTGTGAGTATTTCCCGCCTTAACAATAAGGTGAAGTTTCACGACAAAATAACTTTAGAGCCTGGTGAGACTCTTATTGGCCTGTGTTCAGATGTCAAATATTCTACATTTTGGGCTTTTTCGAAccaaaatatatatgaaatTAAGGTTGGAGATGAAGAACACGATATATGGAAGATTCTTATTGAAAATAAGGAGTACGAAGAAGCTTTAAAAGTTGCCAAAGATGCCGTGGCTAAAGATATTGTATCTGTTGCATATGGCGAACATCTTCTGAAAGAAGGTAAGGATATGAAAAAGGCAGCTTCATTGCTTGGTGGGAGCTCAAAGCCTTTTGAAGGGATCGCTCTTGAATTTAGTACCAAAAAAGATTTTGATGCATTGAATGTATTTCTCTCCTCTCGACTAAAGCTTTATCGGGGCTCGAGTGGGAAAATGCAACGAACGCTTATAACAAGTTGGCTCGTAGAATTATATATGGAAAAGCTGGATAGTCTCGATGACTTGATAGCTGCAGGTGATAATTCGCAAGCGGTCAATCAGCAATCCCAAGAAGCTGTCAAGAAGCGTCCATCAGACAAACTGGATttatcaaaaccaaaagcTATCAATGGCACAGATTCTTCTccatcaacaacaccatCCGATGGCCGCCGTACCGTACGAACTGCATTTTACAAATTTATTGAAGACCACAAATCTGACCTAGACAAAGAAACTGTCTACGAAATTATATCAAGTCATGGGAGAAGGGAGGAACTCCTGTATTATGCTAGCAGCGTGTCTGATTCGACATTTGTACTGAATTACTGGATACGATTTGAAAAATGGACTGAAGCATTACAGGTATTACGAAAGGAAAATGATGCTAAATTAGCCTATAAGTACTCTacagtgctgctggtgaacTCTCCTCAAGATACTGTTGACACTTGGATTCGCATGGATGGATTAGATCCTGCTAAATTGATCCCAGCATTGCTAGCCTATGTTAGCGGGTTTAGAGGCGAACCTAATAAAAACCAGGCCATACGATATTTAAACTACGCTGTCAATATCTTGAAAACTAAGGATACGGCTATTTTTAATACTCTTATTTGTCTATACGCATCAAGCTCAACGACTGACGAGTCTTCTCTTATGGCTTGTTTGGAAACTCACCGGAACGCGTATGATTATGACTTTGCACTACGTGTGTGTAATCAGTTCAAAAGGGTCGAATCGTCTGTATACATATTTTCTGTTATGGGACTATACGAAGAGGCTGTTAAACTCGCTCTCAAGAATGATGATATCGAGTTGGCATGTATTATTGCTGATAGACCAGCAAATGACGCTGTATTACGGAAATCATTGTGGCTGGATATTGCACGTAAAGTCATATCTAGCAAGAATCAAAAGTTTACTGCTGTCAGTATTCTTGAAAAATCGGGGAGTGCTTTGAAAATCGAAGATCTCTTACCGCAGTTCCCAGATTTTACTGTAATGGATGATGTGAGAGATGAGATCATTGCTTCAATGGAAGACTATAGCTCGAGTATTTCACGGCTAAACAAGGAAATGGAAGATTCTCTACGAACTTGTGACAATGTCAAAAAGGAGATTCAAGAATTTAAGAAGCGGTATGCGTTAGTTATGCCGGGAGAGTCATGCGCTCTATGCTCTTTTCCAGTTGCTACTCGGCGTTTCTACGTATTTCCTTGTCAGCATGCTTTCCATTTGGATTGTCTTCTCGATTCTATTTCAAAATCGGGTGATCAAGTAGCACGTTCGAAACTGGCAGATATCCAGATAAATGTCAAAAAGACAGAAGTTCCAACGGCAGTGGATGGAATTCTGTCAGAAAAATGTGTACTGTGCTCTGATGCTAAAATTGAAACAGTAGATACTCCGCTGGTGTCGCAGGCCGACAAGTTAAACAACGAATGGGCATTATAAATTTgtacaataataatagtttGAATAATAGCATGCATGATATAGATTTTTATTGGTCTGAAAAAGGTAGTGTCTTTAGATGCAGTATTTTTGACACTTTCAGTGAACTCATTTCCAGCTGTCAGCCTTGAGCTTGAGATATTCACATTCAGAACATACGAGCGTACCATTTTCTCTTAGTATGAACTGATCGCCGGGAAAAGGTGTATTACAGTCTTCGCACGCAAAGCATGTTGAGCACCATTGTCTTCCAAGAGCCTCGATAACCTCTTCCTCACCCGAGCACGGATGGTTACACTTCCAACACTTGATGGCCGTCTTTCTGATATGACATTTTTCACACATTGTATTCCCGTCTAATACAAAATATGGAGATGAAGATCCAATGGTGTTACTGCATTCGTGGCAGAAAAAGTGGTCTGTATGCCAATGCTTCCCTAGTGCAAATATTCCTTTGCCTTCGATAGGGGTCTGGCACAGTCCACATCTGGCAGAAAATCGCTGATGGTAGTCCAAATGACAAAATAAAGTAAGTGTATCGGCTGAATAATAG
This window harbors:
- the PEP3 gene encoding tethering complex subunit PEP3, whose amino-acid sequence is MSSFPASQPNGNGRSSEENINGPSFTELDGYKDLSEEPTSLFAIDRVQLMFSLSDISSMVVANNLLCLALRSGQIIRIDLDHPESVDEVNLPRKHSDPTGNNISSIFLDPTGAHLLITNIHGENYYLNYQSVKAKNLGRLKGLVITSVAWNPFEPARSTGDILIGCADGSIYETFIEKSNEYFKRDDRYLRQVWKNPYGDSITGLYAYQERGVAQRQVIVSSHGRIWFWQGKFGLVGDTNGASNRATQSSASSSIDGSSDEMVNGPPTNSGESGGVPVYTRFFETTEPILEAFESPGSYDAFAVSPYKMGVSRETSSTFAAINGVGILHGQLYDKRVSSSSGNANSARTVPSDIFARSQLVIYDQLQSVMSPNTSAIRSITLTEYYIIILCGNTVVSISRLNNKVKFHDKITLEPGETLIGLCSDVKYSTFWAFSNQNIYEIKVGDEEHDIWKILIENKEYEEALKVAKDAVAKDIVSVAYGEHLLKEGKDMKKAASLLGGSSKPFEGIALEFSTKKDFDALNVFLSSRLKLYRGSSGKMQRTLITSWLVELYMEKLDSLDDLIAAGDNSQAVNQQSQEAVKKRPSDKLDLSKPKAINGTDSSPSTTPSDGRRTVRTAFYKFIEDHKSDLDKETVYEIISSHGRREELLYYASSVSDSTFVLNYWIRFEKWTEALQVLRKENDAKLAYKYSTVLLVNSPQDTVDTWIRMDGLDPAKLIPALLAYVSGFRGEPNKNQAIRYLNYAVNILKTKDTAIFNTLICLYASSSTTDESSLMACLETHRNAYDYDFALRVCNQFKRVESSVYIFSVMGLYEEAVKLALKNDDIELACIIADRPANDAVLRKSLWLDIARKVISSKNQKFTAVSILEKSGSALKIEDLLPQFPDFTVMDDVRDEIIASMEDYSSSISRLNKEMEDSLRTCDNVKKEIQEFKKRYALVMPGESCALCSFPVATRRFYVFPCQHAFHLDCLLDSISKSGDQVARSKLADIQINVKKTEVPTAVDGILSEKCVLCSDAKIETVDTPLVSQADKLNNEWAL